A stretch of the Amycolatopsis sp. BJA-103 genome encodes the following:
- a CDS encoding RNA polymerase sigma factor codes for MTAGTGEQVTDADLAARLPQDPELFTEVHDRYFAAIYRYVAGRLDAQTAEDIAAETFLVAFDRRGTFDAERGEVRVWLFGIATNLVARHRRREARHYRALARVSVAPAVEGHESRVVASVAARRLLPQLANALSRLSAGERDVLMLVALGQLGYEEVAAALGISSGTVGSRLNRARKKLNFILTPEALDE; via the coding sequence ATGACGGCGGGAACGGGCGAGCAGGTGACCGATGCCGACCTGGCCGCCCGGTTGCCTCAGGACCCGGAGCTGTTCACCGAAGTGCACGACCGCTACTTCGCGGCCATCTACCGGTATGTGGCCGGCCGGCTGGACGCGCAGACCGCGGAGGACATCGCCGCGGAGACGTTCCTCGTCGCGTTCGACCGGCGTGGCACGTTCGACGCCGAACGCGGTGAGGTGCGGGTCTGGTTGTTCGGCATCGCCACGAATCTGGTGGCCAGGCACCGCCGCAGGGAGGCTCGCCACTATCGGGCGCTGGCACGGGTGAGCGTCGCACCGGCGGTCGAGGGGCACGAGAGCAGGGTGGTCGCGTCGGTGGCCGCCCGGCGGCTGCTTCCTCAGCTCGCGAACGCGCTGTCGCGGCTGTCGGCCGGGGAACGGGACGTGCTGATGCTCGTGGCGCTCGGCCAGCTCGGGTACGAGGAAGTGGCCGCGGCGCTCGGTATCTCCTCCGGCACGGTCGGTTCCCGGCTCAACCGCGCACGCAAGAAGCTCAACTTCATCCTCACCCCGGAGGCACTCGATGAATGA